In Liquorilactobacillus nagelii DSM 13675, the following proteins share a genomic window:
- a CDS encoding serine dehydratase subunit alpha family protein codes for MPAIDETNEKMFLKALKKGVVPATGCTEPVAVALAAAKAMVYLDHEPIKQIMVKVSPNVMKNALAVMVPGVGEPGLLIAAAAGALTGDSSAGLSVIATIPRQKVPAIKELAHSGKIRAQVASVADDLYVEVMVQTRVDKVTVRIAGGHTNIYEIEKNQDFIFKKTRPATHQVSEINHFLQQTSLATIWKFATTVDLAKIMFMEQAGRLNMALAQAGLQHDYGIAVGNHLKTATTGDLEQKIVAYSAAASDARMGGIQLPAMSNSGSGNQGITATVPVCVTAKELEVDQEHLVRALTLSHLTALYIHSFLPVLSAFCATASAAMGAAAGTVYLRTGNYQAAAAAIKNMCGDVVGMVCDGAGCSCAMKVANSAATMCRAVKLALAGVVIPATNGLVAEDVDQTLRGIGQLATIGMKETDPAILKVMLNK; via the coding sequence ATGCCAGCAATAGATGAAACGAATGAAAAAATGTTTTTAAAAGCTTTAAAAAAGGGCGTTGTTCCGGCGACCGGTTGTACTGAACCAGTTGCGGTTGCCTTAGCAGCAGCCAAAGCAATGGTTTATTTAGACCATGAACCAATCAAACAGATAATGGTTAAAGTTTCTCCAAATGTAATGAAAAATGCCCTAGCAGTGATGGTACCCGGAGTGGGAGAACCAGGGTTGTTAATTGCGGCGGCAGCTGGTGCTTTGACCGGCGATTCAAGCGCTGGTTTAAGTGTAATTGCGACCATTCCCAGGCAGAAGGTTCCAGCTATTAAAGAATTAGCTCACTCAGGAAAAATACGTGCTCAAGTAGCTTCAGTAGCTGATGATTTGTATGTTGAAGTAATGGTTCAAACAAGAGTTGATAAGGTAACCGTTCGAATTGCCGGTGGACATACCAATATCTATGAAATTGAAAAAAATCAAGACTTCATTTTTAAAAAAACACGTCCGGCTACTCATCAAGTATCAGAAATCAATCATTTCTTGCAGCAGACATCTTTGGCAACAATTTGGAAATTTGCTACTACAGTTGATTTAGCAAAGATCATGTTTATGGAACAAGCTGGTAGATTAAATATGGCATTAGCACAAGCAGGCCTTCAACATGACTATGGAATTGCTGTTGGGAATCATCTGAAAACAGCGACTACTGGGGATTTAGAACAAAAAATTGTAGCTTATTCTGCAGCAGCTTCTGATGCACGAATGGGCGGAATTCAGTTGCCGGCAATGTCAAATTCTGGTTCTGGAAATCAGGGAATTACAGCAACCGTCCCGGTATGTGTGACGGCTAAAGAATTAGAAGTGGATCAGGAACATTTAGTGCGAGCATTGACTCTATCCCATTTAACGGCACTTTATATTCATTCTTTTTTGCCTGTTTTATCAGCATTTTGTGCTACTGCTTCTGCAGCAATGGGTGCAGCAGCAGGCACAGTGTATTTGCGTACTGGAAACTATCAGGCAGCTGCAGCTGCAATTAAAAATATGTGCGGGGATGTCGTCGGGATGGTTTGTGATGGGGCTGGCTGTTCTTGTGCGATGAAAGTTGCCAATTCGGCAGCAACGATGTGTCGTGCAGTTAAATTGGCTTTAGCGGGAGTTGTT
- the ade gene encoding adenine deaminase, translated as MRKQVDLCCMNGKVLNVFNRKFEEKVLWIDQGKIVATGEKAELTAHEVFDAQGAYIVPGMIDAHVHIESSMVAPSELGKALLTKGTTTIVTDPHEIANVTGISGLKYMINDAGQTPLDIFFMLPSSVPCTPFEHNGATLTAEDLRPLYAEPSVKGLAEVMDYPAVAKREPDIMQKIQDAQQLGYHADGHGAGLDASQLDVYRQVGIDTDHECTTIQQAQERLSAGFWTFLREGSVEKDLEKLIPVVTESNAQRFAFCTDDKLISDLLIDGGINYCIQLAIKNGIRPETAYTMASYNAAQAHKLIDRGILNTGFVADLVVLKDLKTATAQKVMKNGQWIVPKPTRPLSFTTNTVHQHLEKTDLKIKLTDDYCNVIGIIPNHIETNHLQKHVPLKNGYFVNDTAQDISKMIVVERHHQLGTFGLGLVHGFKITNGAIATTIAHDSHNIVAVGSDDQAIYTAIQAISSTHGGIAVSKGTEVLAKMPLPIAGLMSNQSCQVAAEQLTAILNAYLQISLPSAVKFNPFITLSFLTLPVIPSIKLTDQGLYDFEQANFISLEIK; from the coding sequence ATGAGAAAGCAAGTTGACTTGTGTTGCATGAATGGGAAAGTTTTAAATGTTTTTAATCGTAAATTTGAAGAAAAAGTTTTATGGATTGATCAAGGCAAGATTGTTGCAACTGGTGAAAAAGCCGAACTAACGGCTCATGAGGTTTTTGATGCTCAGGGAGCTTATATTGTGCCAGGGATGATCGATGCTCACGTTCATATCGAAAGCTCCATGGTTGCTCCGAGTGAGCTTGGTAAAGCTTTACTAACCAAAGGAACGACCACAATCGTAACTGATCCACATGAAATTGCTAATGTTACCGGTATTTCTGGGCTAAAGTATATGATTAACGATGCCGGCCAAACACCGTTGGACATTTTCTTTATGCTCCCTTCTTCGGTTCCATGTACTCCCTTTGAACATAACGGAGCAACTTTAACGGCTGAAGATTTACGACCACTTTACGCTGAACCCAGTGTTAAAGGATTGGCAGAAGTCATGGATTACCCAGCCGTTGCCAAACGTGAACCTGATATTATGCAAAAAATTCAGGATGCGCAACAACTGGGATACCATGCCGATGGACACGGAGCTGGTCTAGATGCCAGTCAACTTGATGTCTATCGACAAGTTGGGATTGATACTGATCACGAATGTACAACCATTCAGCAAGCACAAGAAAGGCTTTCAGCTGGCTTTTGGACCTTTTTACGTGAAGGATCAGTTGAAAAAGATCTTGAAAAACTTATTCCAGTAGTCACAGAAAGTAATGCCCAACGTTTTGCATTTTGTACTGATGATAAATTAATCAGTGACTTGTTAATAGATGGAGGTATTAATTACTGCATTCAACTAGCAATTAAAAATGGAATACGGCCAGAGACAGCTTACACCATGGCAAGTTACAATGCGGCTCAAGCTCACAAATTGATTGATCGTGGAATTTTGAATACCGGGTTTGTCGCGGACTTAGTTGTTTTAAAAGATTTAAAAACTGCCACCGCTCAAAAAGTGATGAAAAACGGTCAGTGGATTGTCCCTAAGCCAACCCGTCCACTTTCTTTCACGACAAATACCGTTCACCAGCACTTAGAAAAAACAGATTTAAAAATCAAACTGACTGACGATTATTGCAATGTAATTGGAATTATTCCAAATCATATTGAAACAAATCACTTGCAAAAACATGTTCCTCTGAAAAATGGCTATTTTGTTAATGACACTGCACAAGATATTTCCAAAATGATTGTTGTAGAACGTCATCATCAATTAGGCACTTTTGGACTTGGGTTAGTCCACGGATTTAAAATTACTAACGGAGCAATTGCAACCACCATCGCTCATGATTCACATAATATTGTTGCTGTCGGTAGTGATGACCAAGCAATTTACACCGCAATTCAGGCAATCAGCTCCACTCATGGGGGGATTGCGGTCAGCAAAGGCACTGAAGTCTTAGCAAAAATGCCTTTACCGATTGCTGGACTAATGTCTAATCAAAGCTGTCAGGTGGCCGCTGAGCAGTTAACCGCCATTTTAAATGCTTATCTGCAAATCAGCTTGCCATCTGCGGTAAAGTTCAATCCTTTTATTACCCTATCATTTTTAACTCTACCAGTGATTCCTTCTATTAAATTAACTGATCAAGGACTCTATGATTTTGAGCAAGCTAACTTCATTTCACTAGAAATTAAATAA
- a CDS encoding amino acid permease: MIAFGGSIGTGLFLGAGSTIHRTGPSILFVYAIIGGFFFLMMRAIGEMLYADPNQHTFVVFIHRYLGSNWGKFAEWSYWLELILAAMAELTAIAAYFQLWFPTLPAWLIQLAFLVGLTLINVAVVSFFGKTEIILSGIKIITILGLIIVGAWLVVTHHQGISGDQATISNLTRNFTLFPNGISQFIFAFPMVFFAFQGMEFVGITTAETKQPRQVLPRAINQIIGRILFFYIGSLAVIMMVSPWQQINASQSPFVQIFELAGIPAAALLINAVVIIAAASTLNSAIFSTGRHLYQLALESNSRWMLPLRKISVKGIPLTSVLFSAALMLGAPILSLFNQLTTAFTFVASVSGDIYILVCILTMLAHWKFRQKTIGQEVLFRMPAYRITEPLTICFFGAVFVSLFFSSASRWPAIGAII; encoded by the coding sequence ATGATCGCTTTTGGCGGTTCAATCGGAACAGGTCTATTTTTAGGAGCTGGCAGTACAATTCATCGTACAGGGCCATCAATCTTATTTGTTTACGCGATTATTGGCGGTTTCTTTTTTCTGATGATGCGAGCAATCGGTGAAATGTTGTATGCTGATCCAAATCAACACACGTTTGTGGTTTTTATTCATCGGTATTTAGGAAGTAACTGGGGTAAATTTGCTGAATGGAGTTATTGGTTAGAATTAATTTTGGCGGCGATGGCCGAATTAACAGCTATTGCAGCTTATTTTCAATTATGGTTTCCAACTCTTCCAGCTTGGTTAATTCAATTAGCTTTTTTAGTCGGGTTAACCCTGATTAATGTGGCGGTTGTCAGTTTCTTTGGGAAAACGGAAATAATTTTGTCGGGGATTAAAATCATAACGATTTTGGGATTGATTATTGTTGGTGCTTGGCTAGTAGTAACTCATCATCAAGGAATTAGTGGTGATCAAGCAACAATCAGTAATTTAACCCGAAATTTTACCCTCTTTCCCAATGGAATTTCACAATTTATTTTTGCATTTCCAATGGTGTTTTTTGCTTTTCAAGGAATGGAATTTGTTGGAATTACTACCGCTGAAACCAAACAGCCGCGTCAAGTTTTGCCACGAGCTATTAATCAAATTATCGGTCGGATTTTATTCTTTTACATTGGTTCTTTAGCGGTGATCATGATGGTGTCGCCTTGGCAGCAGATTAATGCATCTCAAAGTCCGTTTGTTCAGATTTTTGAATTGGCTGGAATTCCGGCGGCTGCATTGTTAATTAATGCAGTTGTTATTATTGCAGCTGCTTCAACTTTGAATAGTGCAATATTTTCGACAGGACGGCATCTATATCAACTAGCACTCGAAAGTAATTCCCGCTGGATGTTACCTTTACGGAAAATTTCTGTCAAAGGGATTCCTTTGACTAGTGTTTTATTTTCAGCTGCACTGATGTTAGGTGCTCCGATTCTTAGCTTATTCAACCAGTTAACGACAGCTTTTACTTTTGTTGCGTCCGTTTCAGGAGATATTTATATTTTAGTTTGCATTTTAACTATGCTGGCACATTGGAAGTTTCGCCAAAAAACAATTGGACAAGAAGTATTATTTCGGATGCCAGCATATCGGATTACTGAACCATTAACAATTTGTTTTTTTGGTGCAGTTTTTGTGAGTTTGTTTTTCAGTTCAGCTTCTCGTTGGCCCGCAATCGGTGCCATTATTTAG
- a CDS encoding AzlC family ABC transporter permease, with product MSEKQSELKFAFQKAFPVMIGYLMLAMGYGLYMHNLGFSFWFPTIMAAVIYGGSVEFIVASRLVARFAPWNVFLVTLVVGFRQFFYSLAMLNKYRNTSIFQRLILIFGESDETFSVNYALEVPTNLKTKLVYTYVTIFNYLAWVMGAFLGGFSGHLLGIQLRGLNFMMTALFIVLFLEQFLKEQSHLSSFSGLIITTISLLVIGKTYFLLVTLSFLVVEYAIKYYLDQKRVFPHDID from the coding sequence ATGTCAGAAAAACAAAGTGAATTAAAATTTGCTTTTCAAAAAGCATTTCCAGTGATGATCGGATACTTAATGTTAGCCATGGGGTATGGATTATATATGCATAACCTAGGATTTTCCTTTTGGTTTCCAACTATTATGGCTGCAGTTATTTATGGTGGATCAGTCGAATTTATTGTTGCAAGCCGGCTTGTTGCAAGGTTTGCACCTTGGAATGTATTTTTAGTGACGCTAGTGGTCGGTTTTCGCCAATTTTTTTATAGTTTAGCAATGCTTAATAAATACCGAAATACATCAATTTTCCAACGGTTAATTTTAATTTTTGGTGAAAGTGATGAAACTTTTTCTGTTAACTATGCATTGGAAGTTCCAACCAATTTAAAAACTAAGCTGGTTTATACTTATGTAACTATTTTTAATTATTTGGCTTGGGTGATGGGGGCGTTTCTAGGGGGATTTTCAGGCCATTTGTTGGGGATTCAACTAAGAGGCCTTAATTTTATGATGACAGCATTGTTTATTGTCCTTTTTTTAGAACAATTTTTAAAAGAACAGAGTCATCTCAGTTCGTTTAGTGGCCTAATAATAACTACAATTAGTTTATTGGTAATTGGAAAAACATATTTTTTGCTAGTAACATTAAGTTTTTTAGTAGTTGAATATGCAATTAAATACTATCTAGATCAAAAGCGGGTGTTTCCTCATGACATTGATTGA
- a CDS encoding MFS transporter gives MKKNLPILLASMLVNMGIGLIMPITTLFLHNRLHQSLVTSGYVLMGFSLAMVLGNLLGGWLFDHWKIKPTHYLGGVLVWLNLIFLIVFPIWPWYTILVIGYGLGLGILNSAVNGYIAAYQKESPNLFTNAYWLANLGMGLATFLSGILYAHNIRWVFAVALMLFVTTLIVVKLFFQEIPRSSSIPKVKASWKSRSHFSGSLWFICLLLVIIWIGYEQWNSNVSVYTLQQGISVQKYSLLFTISTIEIVVFQPLLNFFFRPTFKNEKYRILSGTLLLGISYLSLINAQHYSQFLIGITLLSFGDMLALTTTPAMINRFATDQNRATIQALGSTAGSLGRALGPLLGGVMIQLWNYQVTFIILFAVHLLFCLLGSWQLKANSLGKSEHLNM, from the coding sequence ATGAAAAAAAACTTGCCGATTTTACTGGCCAGTATGCTGGTCAACATGGGGATTGGTTTGATCATGCCGATTACAACTCTTTTTTTGCACAATCGATTACACCAGAGTTTAGTAACCTCTGGCTATGTTTTAATGGGCTTTTCATTGGCAATGGTTTTAGGCAATTTGTTAGGTGGCTGGTTATTTGACCATTGGAAAATTAAACCTACTCACTATTTAGGAGGGGTGCTTGTTTGGTTAAATCTAATTTTTCTAATTGTTTTTCCCATCTGGCCTTGGTATACGATTTTAGTAATTGGTTATGGCTTGGGTCTTGGTATCCTGAACTCTGCTGTTAATGGTTATATTGCAGCTTATCAGAAAGAGTCTCCAAATTTATTTACTAATGCTTACTGGTTAGCGAATCTTGGTATGGGGTTAGCAACCTTTTTGTCTGGAATACTATATGCTCATAATATTCGCTGGGTTTTTGCTGTGGCTTTAATGCTATTTGTCACTACTCTAATTGTCGTCAAATTATTTTTCCAGGAAATTCCCCGTTCATCATCAATTCCTAAAGTTAAAGCTAGTTGGAAATCTAGATCACATTTTTCTGGAAGTTTGTGGTTTATTTGTTTGCTATTAGTTATTATCTGGATTGGCTATGAGCAATGGAACAGCAATGTTTCTGTATATACGCTCCAACAAGGCATCTCAGTCCAAAAATATAGTCTCTTATTCACAATTTCAACCATCGAAATTGTAGTCTTTCAACCTTTATTAAATTTCTTTTTTCGGCCAACTTTTAAAAATGAAAAATATCGTATTTTAAGTGGTACTCTACTTTTGGGAATATCATACCTAAGCTTGATTAATGCCCAGCACTATAGTCAGTTCTTAATTGGCATCACCCTCTTATCTTTTGGTGACATGCTGGCATTAACCACGACCCCGGCTATGATCAACCGTTTTGCGACTGATCAAAACCGAGCAACAATTCAAGCTCTAGGGAGTACTGCTGGTTCATTAGGCCGAGCTTTAGGTCCGTTGCTAGGGGGAGTTATGATTCAACTTTGGAACTATCAAGTGACCTTTATTATCTTGTTTGCTGTTCATCTGCTTTTCTGTCTACTCGGCAGTTGGCAGTTAAAGGCGAACTCGCTTGGTAAAAGCGAACATTTAAATATGTAG
- a CDS encoding O-acetylhomoserine aminocarboxypropyltransferase/cysteine synthase family protein, translating to MVANKFHFETLQVHAGQTVDETGARAVPIYQTTSYVFKDAQQAADRFGLKDPGNIYTRLTNPTTAVVDQRVAALEHGTSGVTLATGAAAISAAITNIAGQGDEIVAANTLYGGTYNLFNVTLPKLGIKTHFVDSDDPKNFATAINEHTKALYVETIGNPDINLVDLEAIAEIAHENHLLLISDNTFASPYLYRPLDHGADIVIESATKFIGGHGTTMGGVIVENGQFDYRASQRYPEFTTPDPQYNGLVFADLTGGAFTTKVRAEGLRDTGATISPFNSFLLLQGLETLSLRVERHVANTRKVIDFLQNHPKVAWIKYPELADSRYNSLAKRDFPNGVGSIFTLGLTGGEQAGKALIENLQVFSLLANVGDAKSLIIHPASTTHAQLNEAELRQAGITPDLIRVSIGIENAADLIADLEQALAKIN from the coding sequence ATGGTTGCGAATAAATTTCATTTTGAAACTTTACAGGTCCACGCAGGTCAGACGGTTGACGAGACAGGGGCACGAGCAGTTCCGATTTATCAAACAACATCATATGTTTTCAAAGATGCGCAGCAAGCAGCAGATCGTTTTGGACTGAAAGATCCAGGAAATATTTATACGCGCTTGACTAATCCAACAACAGCAGTCGTCGATCAACGAGTAGCTGCTTTGGAACATGGCACCAGTGGAGTAACGTTAGCAACGGGAGCAGCAGCTATTTCTGCGGCAATTACTAATATTGCTGGTCAAGGTGATGAGATTGTAGCGGCCAATACACTTTACGGTGGGACGTATAATTTATTTAATGTTACTTTACCTAAACTAGGGATTAAAACACATTTTGTCGATTCAGATGATCCAAAAAATTTTGCAACTGCAATTAATGAACACACGAAAGCTTTATATGTCGAAACAATTGGTAATCCAGATATCAATTTAGTTGATTTAGAGGCAATAGCTGAAATAGCTCATGAAAATCACCTGTTACTGATTTCTGATAACACCTTTGCTTCACCTTACCTTTACCGACCACTTGATCATGGAGCTGATATTGTCATTGAATCAGCTACCAAATTTATTGGTGGACATGGAACTACCATGGGTGGAGTCATCGTTGAAAATGGTCAATTTGATTACCGGGCAAGTCAGCGTTATCCCGAATTCACGACACCTGATCCACAGTATAATGGGTTAGTTTTTGCTGACTTAACAGGAGGTGCCTTTACAACTAAAGTACGGGCGGAGGGATTGCGAGACACCGGAGCAACAATTAGTCCATTTAATTCATTTTTATTACTACAAGGGCTTGAGACACTTTCGTTGCGGGTTGAGCGACATGTTGCTAACACTAGAAAAGTTATTGATTTTTTACAGAATCATCCTAAAGTTGCTTGGATAAAATATCCTGAATTAGCAGATAGTCGATATAATTCACTCGCAAAAAGGGACTTTCCTAATGGAGTTGGTTCGATCTTTACCCTTGGGTTGACGGGTGGTGAACAAGCTGGCAAAGCGCTAATTGAAAATTTGCAGGTCTTTTCATTGTTAGCCAATGTTGGTGATGCTAAATCTCTGATTATTCATCCTGCATCAACAACGCATGCACAATTAAATGAAGCTGAATTACGCCAAGCAGGAATTACACCTGATTTGATTCGTGTATCGATAGGAATTGAAAATGCGGCAGATTTAATTGCCGATTTGGAACAGGCTTTAGCCAAAATTAATTAG
- a CDS encoding branched-chain amino acid transporter permease — MTLIEQIITIALAAVANFTTRFLPFVLFRTDKTTPFFVRKLGGFLPPAIMAMLVVYCFRNVSWLAGDHGLPDLLASLITIFLHLWRRNLLLSMLGGTLSYIILLNFLF, encoded by the coding sequence ATGACATTGATTGAACAAATCATAACAATTGCTTTGGCCGCAGTGGCTAATTTTACCACGCGTTTTTTACCATTTGTTCTTTTTCGGACGGATAAAACGACTCCTTTTTTTGTTCGAAAGCTGGGAGGCTTTTTACCCCCGGCAATTATGGCGATGCTAGTCGTTTATTGTTTTCGCAATGTTTCTTGGCTAGCTGGTGATCATGGATTACCTGACTTACTGGCCAGCTTAATTACAATTTTTTTGCATTTGTGGCGTCGTAATTTGTTACTTTCAATGTTAGGTGGGACTTTGAGCTATATTATCCTATTGAATTTTTTGTTTTAG
- a CDS encoding glutathione peroxidase, with amino-acid sequence MTSIYDFSEVETSGTELRLRDFRGQVLLIVNTASKCGLAPQLSGLEKLYQRYHTQGLMVIGLPSDQFHQELAEDEKVSEYCQLHYGVTFPMTKKVKVNGGDEDPLFTYLKATAGHGRIKWNYTKFLVDRAGKVIQRFAPITTPEKIEPAIVAALKKK; translated from the coding sequence ATGACTTCAATTTATGATTTTAGTGAAGTTGAGACAAGTGGCACTGAACTGAGATTGCGAGATTTTCGCGGCCAGGTGCTCTTAATTGTGAATACCGCCAGCAAATGTGGTTTAGCACCGCAGTTAAGCGGCTTGGAGAAGCTTTACCAGCGTTATCATACACAGGGATTAATGGTAATTGGATTGCCTTCAGATCAATTTCATCAAGAGTTAGCTGAAGATGAAAAAGTCAGTGAGTATTGTCAATTACATTATGGAGTCACTTTTCCAATGACCAAAAAAGTTAAAGTGAATGGGGGAGATGAAGACCCGTTATTTACTTATCTGAAAGCAACGGCCGGACATGGCCGAATTAAATGGAATTACACTAAGTTTTTAGTTGATCGAGCAGGAAAAGTGATTCAACGTTTTGCTCCAATTACAACACCAGAAAAAATTGAACCAGCGATTGTTGCGGCATTAAAGAAAAAATAA